The nucleotide window CAGGATGGCGGAGACATCCGAATAATAGAATTTGCGGATGGCCTCCACCAGGTCCTGCCCGATGCCGCCGGCCCCCACGAAGCCCATGATGGAAGCCTCGCGCACATTGATCTCGAAGCGCAGCAGTCCGTAGGAGGCAAAGTTGGAGGTCACCTGCGGCACCACGGCGAAGCGCACCATCTTGGGCCACGAGGCGCCGGCGGCGATAGCGCCTTCCACCGGCTTCATGTCGATATTCTCCACCACCTCGGCAAACAGCTTGCCCAGCGCGCCCATGGTGTGGATGGCAAGCGCGAGCACGCCCGGCATGGGCCCGAGCCCGAACGCCACCACGAACAAAAGCGCGAACACCAGCTCCGGCACGGTGCGGCAGAATTCCAGATAGCGCCGCGCCGCGAGGCGGATGAAGGGGCTACGCACCAGGTTGGCGCAGGCGAGGAAGCACAGGAAGAAGGCGCCGATGGCGCCGATCAGGGTGCCGAGATAGGCGATCAGTATGGTGTCCAGCAGCAGCTTCAGCCAGTGGTCGAGGTTCCAGTACCACTCGGCGAGGTCCGCCCCGAGGGCGTCCCAGCGCAGGGTCGGCACGATGGAGGCGAAATAGCTGGTGAGCCGGCCGGCATTGGCGAACAGCACGCCCGGCTTCACCTCGCCCATCCAGGCGGCGAGGGCGATGCACACCAGCACCACTGCGGCGGCAATGAAGCTGTGCCGCCGCCGTTCCCGAACCGCCGCCTCGTAGGCGGCGAGCATCGGCGAGAGCTGGGCGTCAGGCAGGCGGGTGACGGCGTGGGCCAAGGGGGTGCCTTGTCGCGTTTTGTCGAGGTTTCGATGGCCGCACGCCGGCCCCGCGCCCTTGAGGGGCGAAAGGCCGGCGTATCGATTTCAACTGGTAGGGATCAGCTCTTCTTCTTGCGCAGCTCGTCGACGAACTTGTTCAATTCGATGATGGAGACGTAGGATTCATTGTCCACCGGCTGCCAGGGCTGCTGCTTGCCTTCATAGATCTTGTCGAAGGCGGCCTTGTCGTTCTGCTGGATGGAGAAGAAGGCGTCGCGGATCTTCGCCTTCAGCTCGGCCGGCATGTCGGCGAGATAGGCGTAGGGCGAGTTCACGATCTGGTCGGACTTGAAGATGATCCGGTAGTCGTCGTACTTCGCCATCCCCTTGCGCTCCATGCGCCGGAGGTTGGATTCCTGCTCATCGTTCCACCAGTTGAAGGCGGCGTCGCAGGTGCCCTGCTGCACGGCGATCACCGCATTCTCGTGCGAGCCGGCATAGACCACCTTGCCGAAGAACTGGTCGGGGGTGATGCCCATCTTGTTCAGGGAGAAGCGCGGCACGTTGTTGCCGGAGGTGGAATTGGGATCCACCAGGCACAGGTTCTTGCCCTTCAGGTCTTCGATGGACTTGTAGGGGCTGTCGGCCTTCACATAGAGCACCGAGTGATAGCCCTTGGTGCCGTCCGCATTCACCTCGATGGCGAAGGCCTCGATCTTGGCGCCGGTCATGAGCGCGCGGGCGAACGAGGAGGGGCCGTAGGAGGCGATGTGGATGTTGCCGGCGCGCTGGCCCTCGATCACCGCCGCATAGTCATTGGCGATGCGCAGGGTCACCTTGGTGCCGAGTTGCTTGGAGAGATAGTCCATGAGCGGCGCGAAGCGCTCGGTGACGCCGGAGGCGTTCTCGGCCGGGATGATGGCGAACACCAGCTCGGGATACTTGGCCTTCCAGTCCTGCGCGGCGGCGGCACCGGCAGAGACGGCGAGCGCGGCACAGGCCGCGATCAGGGTACGACGGTTCAGCATTTCAGGCTCCTGTCGGCAGGTCTTGATTTCAAGCGCACGGATTTGGAACAAACCGGTGCGACCGGCCTCCGGGGAGGCCGGCGCGGGGCGGCAGGCGTTCAGGCCAGCGCCGCGGATTGCGGAATGGCGCCGCCGAAGGCGGGCTTGGCCACGGGCAGGTCCATCACCTCCCCGGCTTCGAGGCCATAGAGGTCGTGGGCCACCTGCTCGGTGAGGGCGGCCGGGGCGCCGTCGAACACCACGCGGCCCTGCGCCATGCCCACGAGGCGATCGCAATAGGTGCGCGCCAGGTCGAGGGAGTGCAGGTTGCACAGCACGGTGATGCCGAAGTGCTTGTTGATGCGCAAAAGCGCGTCCATCACGATGCGGGTGTTGCGCGGATCCAGGGAGGCGATGGGCTCGTCCGCGAGGATCAGCGCCGGCTCCTGCGCCAGCGCGCGGGCGATGGCCACCCGCTGCTGCTGGCCGCCGGAGAGGCTGTCGGCGCGCTGCGCGGCCAGCGGGGCGATGTCGAACTGGTCGAGGGCGGACAGGGCGATGGCCCGGTCCTCGGCGCTCCAGCTCTTGGTGAGGGCGCGCCAGGCCGGCGCGGTGGCGAGCCGCCCCATGAGCACGTTGGTGAGCACGTCGAGCCGGCCCACCAGGTTGAACTGCTGGAAGATCATGGCCGCCTCGGCCCGCCACGCGCGCAGGGCGCGGCCCTTCAGGGCGGTCACGTCGCGGCCGTCATGGAGGATGCGGCCGGAGGAGGGGTCCTGCAGGCGGTTGATCATGCGCAGCAGCGTCGACTTGCCGGCGCCGGAGCGTCCGATGACGCCGACAAAGGCACCCGCGCCGATCTGAAGATCGACGTTGGACACGGCCTCCTTGTCGCCGAAGCGGCGGGTGAGGCCCTCGATCACCAGCATCGGGTCGCTCCGTTGCGCGTCCGAACCCTGATAAGGGGTGAGCGCAACATCCGTGTGACGACCGGTGGGCCAGCCGCCGCCGATGTGTTTTCGGGATGGTTTCAGGGGCCGCCGCGCGGGGGCGTCAGGGAAATGTCACGGGATCGTCGATTGTGACAAACGCCAATCCGGGGCCTTGCGGCCGACGCGGAGACGCCGGGGAGGTGTGGGCTCCCCGGCGCCGCGGATCGACCGGACCACGCTTTGTTGTGTTCTTCGATCCGGCGAGTGGTGTGGCCAGCGGCTCAAACCATGCCGAGGAGCACGGCGCCAACGAATGCGAAGGCGGCACAGGTCTCGATCACGGTGAGCAGATGGCCGAAGGTCACCGTTTTTCCTCGCGAAGTCGATCTCGCAAAGAACCTTAACAAATTCTCAAAATGCGTGAAGAGGTAAGATGTGCTGCACCGCGGCCGGTATTGTGTTGCGACGCATGACTGTCGGAAGCCAAGTGTGCCCCGGTTCTGCCTTTTTCTCGACGCTGCGGCGCAAGCGGCGGTGTCGAGAAAAGTTTGTGAAATATTGTATTTCAGCGGGAGATGGCGCTTTCCAGCAGATTCGCCACCGCCAATGCCTGCCGATCGCGGCCGAACCGGCCCACCAGCTGCACGCCCACGGGCAGTCCGTCCGCCGTCTCAAGGCCGGCAATGTTGATGGCCGGACAGCCCAGCAGCGTCCACAGCCGGCAGAACATGGCCGAGCCGGTGGTGGCAAAGCCCTCCGGTGCCGGCCCGGGGGCGGAGAAGGTGAGGAGCGCGTCCACCTCACCGAACACATCGCCCAGCTTCTGCCGTGCGCGCTTGGCGGTGCGCCGCGCCTGATCGTAGGTGTCGGGCGCGATCTGGGTGGCGGCATCGAGATGGGCGGCGAGCAGCGGCGAGAGGCCGGCGCGGTCGTAGGCCAGCTCGTCGGCGAAGGCGAGGGCGGCCTCGAAATCCTGGATAATGGGCTGGGCGGCGTCGGCGGCCTCCAGCTCTTCGGGCAGGTCGAGGTCGAAGACGCGCGCGCCCCTGGCCTCGGCGGCGCGGGCGGCGGCGTCCAGCGCGGCATGGGCCTCGGCGGAGGCACTACCGGCGCGCGCGGTGCGCACGATGCCGATGCGCGGTCGCTCTGCGGTCTCCTCGCCGATGTCGAGGTCGCGGCCGGTGATGGCGGCGGCGGCAAAGGCGGCGTCCCGCACCCGGGCGGCGAACAGGCCCATGGTGTCGAGGTGCCAGGAGAAGGTCTTCATCCCCAGCGTGGGCAACAGGCGGAAGGTGGGCTTGTAGCCGGTGACCCCGCAGAAGGCGGCGGGGCGGATGACCGAGCCGGCGGTCTGGGTGCCGATCGCCAGGGGCAGCATGCCCGCCGCCACCGCCGCCGCCGAGCCCGCCGAGGAGCCGCCCGGCGAATGGGTGAGCCGGCGCGGGTTGCGGGTCTGCGATGGCTTCAGGAAGGCAAATTCCGTGGTCACGGTCTTGCCGACCACGAGGCCGCCGGCCCGGCGCGTCATGGCCACTACCGGGGCGTCGTTGCGCGGCCGGTGGCCGGCATAGAGCGCGCTGCCGTAGGCGGTGGGCAGGTCCCGCGTGTCGATGATGTCCTTCACCCCCACCGGCAGGCCGGCGAGGGCGCGCGCCGTGAGCCCGGCCTGATCCGCCGCCGCGCGCGCCCGGTCGAGGTCGAGGGCGGCGAAGGCCTGCACCTCGCTCTCGCGGGCGCCGACGGCCCGCGCCACCTGTTCCAGCACGGCGCGGGGCGTGGTGCGCCCGGCGTGGAGGTCGGCGGCAAGGTCGCGGGCGAAAAGGAGGGTCATGGGGTTACTCGAGGCATGGCGCAAAGGGCGCCCACCATGCGCAGGCGGCAGCGTGCGCGCAATGGGGGCGGGGGCCCTACTGCACCGGCAGGATGCGCTTGCCGGTGCGGGCGGCGTCGTCATAGACGCGGGTGTCGCCGGGCTTCAGGGAATAGCAGGTGTCGGCGATCACCGGACGGCCCGCCGCCAGGAGCTGGCTCACGGTGGCGAAACGGTAGCCCTTGGCCCGCAGCGCCGGGATCAGGATCCTCAGAGCCTCGGCGGTATGCTTGCCGCGCCCGTTGGCGTGCATGAGCACGATGGAGCCGGGGCGGATGGAGCGCAGCATGTCTTCGGCCATGCCCTTGGCGCCGATGAAGGCGGGATCGCCCGAATCCACATCCCACTGGATGGCGAGGTGGCCGGTGTCGTTCACATAATTCAGCGATTCGGCGCTGCATGAGCCGTAAGGGAAGCGGAACAGCTCCGCCCCGCCAGTCGCCTGCGCCGGTGCGCTCGGGAGCATGCAGCCCTTGGCCTTCACCTCAGTGCGGCGCAGGGCGAGGGCCACGTCCGCGTCGTCCACCTGCCGGCGCATGGCGTCGCCCGTGCGCACGGTGAGGTTGGCGTGGGACCAGGTGTGGTTGCCCATCTCGAACTGGTGGTCAGCGGTGAGCTGGTCGCCGCGCTCGGTGTGGCTCATCAGCCATTTGCCGCCGGCGAAGAAGGTGGCGGCGACATTCTCGGCGCGCAGGTAATCCACCAGAGCACCGTCATAGCCGGAAATCTCCGCCGAGGCCTCGCACAGGTCGAAGGTGAGGGCGACCAGCTTCTCTCCCGGCGGCAGCTCCACCCGGCGGATCGAGCCGCGGAGCGCCGCCGGCACCGGGGGCAGGGTGGGCGTCGCCATGTCGGGCAGGGTCACCGGGCCGCCGGCACGCGGGCGCACAATCTCCTCCCCCGGCTTCGCGGCCAGCGCCGCGGGCGAATAGCAGGCCGGCCCCGCCGCTGGTCCGGCGAGAACCGGAAAGGAGGCAGGCAACAGCAGGAGCGCGAGGCAAAGAGTGGATCGGACGGACACGGCAAACTCGACAGGTGCGAAGGATCGGTCTTTCGCATAGGCGCCCGCGCGGCCCTTGGCCAGTGCGGGCCGGTCACGAGCTGTTGCGCGCGGAAACATCAGCGCGAGCAGGGGGGCCGATCAACAGATTCCATTTGAGAAGGGCGCTGCGGCAGGCTAACCGGCGGATTGCGGGCGCCGGCCATCAGGCGGTGGCCCCGATCGCGGGATCCGAGCCCATGAATCTCCTCTCCATCCAGTCCCATGTCGCCTACGGCCATGTGGGCAATGCCTCCGCCGTATTTCCGCTCCAGCGGCTCGGGGTGGAGGTGTGGGCCATCAACACCGTGCAGTTCTCCAATCACACCGGCTACGGGGCGTGGCGCGGGCAGGTGTTCGAGGCGGCGGTCATCGGCGAGCTGGTGGAGGGCATCACCGAGCGCGGGGTGCTGCCGCGCTGCGACGGCGTGCTCTCCGGCTACATGGGCTCGGCGGACATCGGCGCCGCCATCCTCGACGCGGTGGCGCGGGTGAAGGCGGCCAACCGCAATGCCGCCTATTGCTGCGACCCGGTGATCGGCGACGTTGGGCGCGGCATCTTCGTGCGCCCCGGCATCCCCGAACTGATGCGCGATCTCGCGGTGCCGGCGGCGGACGTGATCACCCCCAACCAGTTCGAGCTGGAGCTGCTCTCGGGCCGCGCCTGCGCCTATATCGACGATGCGATCGCGGCTTGCGACGCCCTCCACGCCCGGGGTCCGAAGGTGATTCTCGTCACCAGCCTCAACGTGGCGGAGACCCCGCCCGATTGCATCGACCTGATCGCCTCGGGGCCGGACGGGCGCTTCCTGGTGCGCACGCCGCGCCTCGCAGTCTCGCTCAACGGGGCGGGGGATGCCATCGCCGCCCTGTTCTTCTTCCACGTCCAGCGCACGGGATCGACCGCCGAGGCGGTTTCCGCCGCCGCATCCTCCATTTACGGGGTGCTGGAGCGGACGGAAAAAGCACAGTCTCGGGAATTGCTGCTGGTGGAGGCCCAGGACGAGTTCGTGCGGCCCTCCCGGCTCTTTCCCGCCTCGGTGATCTGAGGCAAAAATGTGGCGGCCACCCCCGTGGCTGCCGTGACCCGGAAGACGCCGTGCGCGTGCATGCTGCGGTCACAGAGACCTGTAGAGACCTGTTCGCATGCCGCGCCGCTTCGTGACCCTGGATGTGTTCACCTCCCGCCCGTTCGGAGGCAATCCGCTCGCCGTGGTGCTCGACGCCCAGGGGCTCGACGACGCGGCGATGCAGCAGATCTCCCGCGAATTCAACGTCTCCGAGACGGTGTTCGTGCTGCCGCCGAAGAACCCCGCCAACCGGGCGCGCATCCGCATCTTCTCCGTCGCCCACGAGATGCCGTTCGCCGGCCATCCCACGGTGGGGGCGGCGGTGCTGCTGGCGCTGGAGGACAAGCTGGTCAAGGGCACCCTGAAGATCGAAGAGCCTATCGGCACCGTCACCTGTGAGGTGACGACCCAAAGTGCGGGCCAGGGCGCCGGCTCACGCAAGGGGGTGGCGGTGTTCACCGCGCCGCGCAAGGGCGAGCTGGAGGAGGTGGACATCTCCCGTGCCGCCTGCGCCGAGGCGCTGAATCTGGATGAGAGCGACATCGGCTTCGACGCCCATCGCCCGGTGGTGGCCTCGGCCGGCGTGCCGTTCCTGTTCGTGCCGCTGGCCAACCTCACCGCGTTGGCCCGCGCCCGGCCGGACGAGGCGGCTTTCATCAATTCCCTCGGCGGCTTCGGCGAGGCGCTCTACCTCTACACCCTGGACGAGGAGGGCGACGCCGATTTCCGCGCCCGCATGTTCTCCCCCGGCCTCGGCACCGAGGAGGACCCCGCCACCGGTGCCGCTGCCGCCGCCTTCCCCTGCGTCCTGCTCGATGCCGAGAACCGGGTGGACGGCCACCACAAGGTGCGCATCGACCAGGGCTTCGAGATGGGCCGCCCCAGCCGGGTGGACCTCGGCTTCACCGTGAAGGGTGGGCAGGTGCTCGACGCCACCATCGGTGGCTCCGCCGTGGTGATCACCGAAGGGGTGCTCCACATCTGAGCCTTATCAATATGTGGATTTGACAGAACTCACGGTAGGCGTGGGAAATAGCGAGCAGTCTGACCTTGGCTGGGACGCGATCGCTCCTATGTGTGCTGCATCGCAACACTCCCACTTGCCCTTCCGGAGGGTATCATCATGAGCGCGCCCACCCTGTTCGACAGCTTCCGCCTCGGCGACATGACCCTGCCCAACCGCATCGTCATGGCGCCGCTGACCCGTAACCGCGCCGGTGCCGGCTTCGTGCCGAGCCCGCTGGCTCCTGAATATTACGCCCAGCGCGCCGACGCGGGCCTGCTCATCACCGAGGCCTCGCAGATCTCCCAGCAGGGCCAGGGCTATCAGGACACCCCCGGCATCTACACCGACGCCCAGGTCGAGGGCTGGAAGGCCGTGACCGACGCCGTGCATGCCCGCGGCGGGCACATCGTCATCCAGCTCTGGCACGTGGGCCGGGTCTCCCACACGTCGCTGCAGCCGAACGGCGGCGCGCCGGTGGCGCCTTCCGCCATCACGGCCGCGACCAAGACCTTCGTGAACAACGCCTTCGCCGACACCTCCGAGCCCCGCGCGCTGGAGCGCTCCGAGATCCCCGGCATCCTTGAGGATTATCGCCGCGCCGCCGCCAACGCCATCAAGGCCGGCTTCGACGGGGTGGAGATCCACGGCGCCAATGGCTACCTGATCGACCAGTTCCTGAAGGATGGCTCGAACAAGCGCACCGACGACTACGGCGGCTCCATCGAGAACCGCGCGCGCTTCCTGCTGGAGGTGGTGGACACCATCGTCGCCGAGATCGGCGCCAACCGCACCGGCCTGCGCCTGTCGCCGGTATCCCCGGCCAACGGCATCAGCGACAGCAACCCGCAGGCCCTCTTCAACCATGTGGCCGAGCAGCTGGAAAAGCGCCACCTGCTCTTCGTCCATGTGGTGGAAGGTGCCACCGGCGGCCCGCGCGACGTGGCGCCGGACTTCTCCTTCGATGCGCTGCGCCAGCGCTTCACCGGCCCCTGGATCGTCAACAACGGCTATGACCTGGAGCTGGCCCAGAGCGCGATCGGCGCTGGCAAGGCGGACCTCGTCGCCTTCGGCAAGCCGTTCATCGCCAATCCGGACCTGGTGGAGCGCCTGCGCCGCAATGCGCCGCTGAACGAGCCCGACCGCGACACCTTCTACGGCGGCGGCGCCAAGGGCTATACCGACTATCCCACCCTTGCGGACGCGGCGGCGTGACCACCGACGCCGGCTGGGGTTTCAAATGGAACGTGGACCGGCGCATCGCGCCGGTCCATCGCCTTGAGCTGCGCGCCGAGCCGGGCGGCTGGCCGGAACTGGAGGTCCAGCGCGCCGAGGTGGACGCCCATTTCGCCAAAAGGGCTGCTGACAATCCACACCTGTGGAACGGCCCCATCCTGCTGTTGCGCGACTATGCCTTTGCCGACGGGGTGCTCTCCGGCGGTTTCCGGCACACGGATTTCGCCGCCTTCACCTTCTGGCGCGATAACGGCTGGCGCGACCTCGGCATGGTCAACGCCTTTGCGCTGGCGGCCATCGAGGGCGCGGACGGCGGCTTCATCCTGGGGGTGATGGGGCCGACCACGGCTTCGGCCGGTCGCACCTATTTTCCCGGCGGCACGCCCGATCCCTCAGACGTCACCGCCGACGGGCGGGTGGACCTCCACGCCTCCATGCTCCGCGAGCTGGAGGAGGAGACCGGTCTCAAGCCCTCCGACATCGCCCGCGATGACGGCTTCACCGGCCTGTTCGACGGCCCGCGCGTGGCGCTGCTGGGCCGCCTCGTCTTCGATACCCCCGCCGATGTGCTGGCCGCGCGCATCCGCGCGTTCCTGGCGCGTGAGCACCAGCCGGAACTATCCGACGTGGCGGTGGTGCATTCGGAGGCCGACATCACCGAACACATGGCCCCGTTCGCGGTGGACTACATGCGGGCGCGCTGGGCGCAGCGCGGGTAGATCGCCACCCGGCTGACGTCACCCCACTGTCGTCACCCCCTTGCGCCGGCCCGATCCCTCCGGTATGAGCTTCCTCCCGATCTATCGAGCGAAGAGTAGAGCGCCCCGTGTCGTCCCGTGCGACCAAGACTGCCGCTTCTGCCCCCCGGACCATCAAGGTTCCGGGCAACGCTCTGATTCTGCGCGCGCTTCTTCTCCTTAGCCGCCCCTGAGGGCCGGCCGGGCTTTGCCTGGGCACTCAGGGGACACGCCGCCGTCGGGTTGAAGACCCGGCGCCCGTTTCGGCTTATGATCCGGCAAAACCGCGCCCGACCGATGACGGGCTCCGCCGGACCGCCAGAAGGACCGTTCCGATGACCGACACTTCCTCTGCCCCCGTCTCCGGGAAGCCCGTATCCGACCGCGACCGCGTGGTCATCTTCGACACCACCCTGCGCGACGGCGAGCAGTGCCCCGGCGCCTCCATGACCTTCGAGGAGAAGCTGGAAGTGGCCGCGCTCCTCGACGAGATGGGCGTGGACGTGATCGAGGCCGGCTTCCCCATCGCCTCCATCGGCGATTTCGAGAGCGTGGCCGAGATCGCGCGGCGCACGCAGAACGCCACCGTCGCCGGCCTGTCGCGCGCCGCGCTGAACGACATCGACCGCTGCGCCGAGGCGGTGAAGCACGCCCGCCGCGGCCGCATCCACACCTTCCTGTCCACCTCTCCGGTGCACATGAAGTACAAGCTCCAGAAGCAGCCCCACGAGGTGCTGGAGATGGTGGTGGCGTCCGTCACCCGCGCCCGCAACCATGTGGAGGACGTGGAGTGGTCGTCCGAGGACGGCACCCGCACCGAGATCGACTTCCTGTGCCGCTGCGTGGAAGCCGCCATCAAGGCCGGCGCCACCACCATCAACATCCCCGACACCGTGGGCTACACCACCCCGGCCGAGTATGAGGCCCTGTTCCGCACCGTGATCGAGCGCGTGCCGAACTCGGACAAGGCCATTTTCTCGGTGCATTGCCATGACGACCTCGGCATGGCGGTGGCGAACTCGCTGGCCGGCCTCGCCGGCGGCGCGCGGCAGATCGAGTGCACCGTCAACGGCATCGGCGAGCGCGCGGGCAATGCGGCGCTCGAAGAAGTGGTGATGGCCATCGAGACCCGCTCGGACGTGCTGCCCTATCGCTCCGGCATCAACACCAAGATGCTCACCCGCGCCTCCAAGCTGGTATCGGCGGTGACCTCGTTCCCAGTGCAGTACAACAAGGCCATCGTGGGCCGGAACGCCTTCGCCCATGAGAGCGGCATCCACCAGGACGGCATGCTCAAGCACACCCAGACCTATGAGATCATGACGCCGGAGAGCGTCGGCGTCTCCAAGACCTCGCTGGTCATGGGCAAGCATTCGGGCCGCGCCGCCTTCCGCGACAAGCTCAAGACCATGGGCTACGAGCTGGGCGAGAACGCCCTGAACGACGCCTTCACCCGCTTCAAGGACCTCGCCGACCGCAAGAAGGTGGTCTACGACGAGGACATCGAGGCGCTGGTGGACCAGGGCATCGCCGCCGCCTACGACCGCATCAAGCTCATCTCCCTGTCGGTCATCGCCGGCACCCGCGGGCCGCAGCGCGCCACCATGCGGCTGGAGGTGGACGGCCAGGTGAAGACCGAGGAAGCCGAGGGCAACGGCCCGGTGGACGCCACCTTCAACGCCATCAAGGCGCTGGTGCCCCACCAGGTGAAGCTCGACCTCTACCAGGTCCATGCCGTGACCGAGGGCACCGACGCCCAGGCCGAGGTCTCGGTACGGCTGGAAGAGAACGGCAAGGCCGTGACCGCCCGCGCGGCGGACCCGGACACGCTGGTCGCCTCGGCGCAGGCCTACATCACCGCGCTCAACAAGCTGCACATGAAGCGCCAGACCATGAACCCGCAGAGCGCCGTGGGCTGACCCCTCGCGCCGGTCCCGATGCGAAAGGCCGCCCCGTTGGGCGGCCTTTTTCTTTGGGCGGATGTCTTTGGGCGGCGGTGTGGCGCGGGCGGCTCCATCCCGCGTTGGCCGAGGGTGGCTCGGCAAAGGCGTTGCGAAATTCGCATCGCGCCCTTCGGGCGGCACTGCGTATCGCGATGCCACATTGGTTTTCCAGAATACCGGCCAACCCCAATGGATTGGTTCAAATTGTGCGGCGCTCTCCCGGGGCAATGCGGGGGCTGTCGGTCCAGCTGGAGTGCCGCTGCGGCATCCTCAGGGGAAAGTTACCTCCATTTCGCACTTGACGGGTGCCGCTACGCGAACTTCAAAAGGGGGAAGGGCGTTCGTCAGAAACACCCTGGAGGAGGAAACCCCATGCGTATCCTGTCAGCGGCGCTGGCCTTTGCGGCCGCGCTCGGACTTTCGACCGGTACTGCCACCGTCGCCAGCGCCCAGGCCTATCCCAGCCGCCCGATCACCATGGTAGTGCCCTTCGCCGCCGGCGGACCCACCGACACGGTGGCGCGCCTGGTGGCCGAATCCATGTCGAAGTCGCTGGGCCAGCAGGTGATCGTGGAGAATGTGGGCGGCGCCGGCGGCACCCGTGGTGCCGGCCAGGTGGCGAAGGCGGCGCCGGATGGATACACGCTGTTGCTCCACCATATCGGCCACGCCACCGCCGCCAGCCTCTATCGCAAGCTGCCCTATAATCCCGCCACGGATTTCGAGGCGGTGGGCCTCGTCACCGCCGTGCCCATGACCCTCATCGCCAAGAATGGCTTGGCCCCCAAGACCATGGGCGAGGTGGTGGAATTCGTGAAGGCGAACAAGGACAAGGTCACCTACGGCAATGCCGGCGTCGGCTCGGCCTCGCACCTGTGCGGCATGCTGCTGATGTCCTCCGTCGGCGCGCAGATGACCACCGTGCCCTATCAGGGCACGGGCCCGGCCATGAACGACCTCGTGGGCGGCCAGATCGACCTCATGTGCGACCAGACCACCAACACCACCGGCCAGATCAAGGGCGGTAAAGTGAAGGTCTATGGCGTCACCACCAAGGAGCGGGTGAAGTCCCTGCCCGACGTCCTCACCATGCAGGAAAGCGGGCTGAAGGACTTCGAAGTGGCGGTGTGGCACGGCGTCTATGTGCCCAAGGGCACGCCGAAGGACATCGTGGAGAAGCTGAACGCCGCCCTCAACACGGCGCTGGATGATCCCAAGGTGATCGCCCGCTTCGCCGACCTCGGCACCGAGCCGGAGTCCAAGGACCGCCGCAGCCCGGCCTTCCACAAGGACTTCGTGGTGGCCGAAATCGCCAAGTGGAAGCCCATCATCCAGTCCGCCGGCGTCTACGCCGACTGATCGGTCGGTCCGCCGGACGGTGTCCGGCGCGCCGCG belongs to Xanthobacter autotrophicus Py2 and includes:
- a CDS encoding 2-isopropylmalate synthase (TIGRFAM: 2-isopropylmalate synthase~PFAM: pyruvate carboxyltransferase; LeuA allosteric (dimerisation) domain~KEGG: bbt:BBta_6044 2-isopropylmalate synthase), translated to MTDTSSAPVSGKPVSDRDRVVIFDTTLRDGEQCPGASMTFEEKLEVAALLDEMGVDVIEAGFPIASIGDFESVAEIARRTQNATVAGLSRAALNDIDRCAEAVKHARRGRIHTFLSTSPVHMKYKLQKQPHEVLEMVVASVTRARNHVEDVEWSSEDGTRTEIDFLCRCVEAAIKAGATTINIPDTVGYTTPAEYEALFRTVIERVPNSDKAIFSVHCHDDLGMAVANSLAGLAGGARQIECTVNGIGERAGNAALEEVVMAIETRSDVLPYRSGINTKMLTRASKLVSAVTSFPVQYNKAIVGRNAFAHESGIHQDGMLKHTQTYEIMTPESVGVSKTSLVMGKHSGRAAFRDKLKTMGYELGENALNDAFTRFKDLADRKKVVYDEDIEALVDQGIAAAYDRIKLISLSVIAGTRGPQRATMRLEVDGQVKTEEAEGNGPVDATFNAIKALVPHQVKLDLYQVHAVTEGTDAQAEVSVRLEENGKAVTARAADPDTLVASAQAYITALNKLHMKRQTMNPQSAVG
- a CDS encoding NUDIX hydrolase (PFAM: NUDIX hydrolase~KEGG: bja:bll6480 hypothetical protein); translation: MTTDAGWGFKWNVDRRIAPVHRLELRAEPGGWPELEVQRAEVDAHFAKRAADNPHLWNGPILLLRDYAFADGVLSGGFRHTDFAAFTFWRDNGWRDLGMVNAFALAAIEGADGGFILGVMGPTTASAGRTYFPGGTPDPSDVTADGRVDLHASMLRELEEETGLKPSDIARDDGFTGLFDGPRVALLGRLVFDTPADVLAARIRAFLAREHQPELSDVAVVHSEADITEHMAPFAVDYMRARWAQRG
- a CDS encoding NADH:flavin oxidoreductase/NADH oxidase (PFAM: NADH:flavin oxidoreductase/NADH oxidase~KEGG: rpa:RPA4403 morphinone reductase); translated protein: MSAPTLFDSFRLGDMTLPNRIVMAPLTRNRAGAGFVPSPLAPEYYAQRADAGLLITEASQISQQGQGYQDTPGIYTDAQVEGWKAVTDAVHARGGHIVIQLWHVGRVSHTSLQPNGGAPVAPSAITAATKTFVNNAFADTSEPRALERSEIPGILEDYRRAAANAIKAGFDGVEIHGANGYLIDQFLKDGSNKRTDDYGGSIENRARFLLEVVDTIVAEIGANRTGLRLSPVSPANGISDSNPQALFNHVAEQLEKRHLLFVHVVEGATGGPRDVAPDFSFDALRQRFTGPWIVNNGYDLELAQSAIGAGKADLVAFGKPFIANPDLVERLRRNAPLNEPDRDTFYGGGAKGYTDYPTLADAAA
- a CDS encoding conserved hypothetical protein (PFAM: conserved hypothetical protein~KEGG: har:HEAR0415 conserved hypothetical protein; putative exported protein), translated to MRILSAALAFAAALGLSTGTATVASAQAYPSRPITMVVPFAAGGPTDTVARLVAESMSKSLGQQVIVENVGGAGGTRGAGQVAKAAPDGYTLLLHHIGHATAASLYRKLPYNPATDFEAVGLVTAVPMTLIAKNGLAPKTMGEVVEFVKANKDKVTYGNAGVGSASHLCGMLLMSSVGAQMTTVPYQGTGPAMNDLVGGQIDLMCDQTTNTTGQIKGGKVKVYGVTTKERVKSLPDVLTMQESGLKDFEVAVWHGVYVPKGTPKDIVEKLNAALNTALDDPKVIARFADLGTEPESKDRRSPAFHKDFVVAEIAKWKPIIQSAGVYAD
- a CDS encoding phenazine biosynthesis protein PhzF family (TIGRFAM: phenazine biosynthesis protein PhzF family~PFAM: Phenazine biosynthesis PhzC/PhzF protein~KEGG: mlo:mll1393 hypothetical protein), which produces MPRRFVTLDVFTSRPFGGNPLAVVLDAQGLDDAAMQQISREFNVSETVFVLPPKNPANRARIRIFSVAHEMPFAGHPTVGAAVLLALEDKLVKGTLKIEEPIGTVTCEVTTQSAGQGAGSRKGVAVFTAPRKGELEEVDISRAACAEALNLDESDIGFDAHRPVVASAGVPFLFVPLANLTALARARPDEAAFINSLGGFGEALYLYTLDEEGDADFRARMFSPGLGTEEDPATGAAAAAFPCVLLDAENRVDGHHKVRIDQGFEMGRPSRVDLGFTVKGGQVLDATIGGSAVVITEGVLHI